Genomic DNA from Theobroma cacao cultivar B97-61/B2 chromosome 3, Criollo_cocoa_genome_V2, whole genome shotgun sequence:
GCCCATCACAAGTTAGTTATGTGAGTACTACTTCACATGATAGCCATATCGAACCATATGACATATTGTGCCACTATTTCTGTGGCTCCTCAATGTCAAGCAACATTAGTACTAACCATTCTTACAAGGTAACAAATCGGAATTTCTTTGTCTTTCTCCTCCTCAACTAAAGAAAACAACTAATTTTTTCCaccttcatttattttttgcatCACATATTCCGATACAACCAACCTCAACATCCTCATATCATCTACTACATTTCTTCAAATAACGTTTCTTCAATTCTATAGATAGGCATTGTTATATAATCCAttcattattatattgaactaaaattgaaaagttgAACGTTTTGCAACTTTAgatgaagttaaaaattttcactctgCATTGCACTCCCCGATAACTTCTCCAATCTCTGATTTATCACTAATTAAATTGAACCTAAAGACAGTCTCATACTCGTAATAAAATTAGGATGTCATATCTAATTAAAGAGAATGAGCTAAATGCaattaaatttatcaataattaatttaaactaaaGTAGTAAAACGGACGAACCAAAACGATGCTTTTACAGAGATGATGAACAGAGGGGGCGCCGAGGACGTCGCGACGGGACTCGAGCGACCAATCATAGTAATCGGAGGAGACTCTCTTGAAGAAGAAGTCGTTGACGCCGTTGGATCGGAGAATGCTAGAGAGGCGAGCTTCGACGTCGTCGTTGGTGAGAGGAGATGAGGAAGGGAGAGGTTCAGCGTTTTGAGGCAGGTGAGAAAGCTCTAGCTTCGATATTCTTTCGAGGATTTGAGTCTGGACTCGCTCTAGCTCTGCCAACGCTGCCTCCATTTTTGTCGCCTCTTCACTCTGTTTGGCTCCCTTGGCTTGGGCAGAAGAAAGGAGGAGGAGGGGGATGCGGCAGGGAAGGGGGCTTCGTGATCTAAAAATATGCCATCTGGCTTAAGTCCTTATTCTTCAGTAGCAAATGGCACAATGTCGAGGTTTATTACCAGATGGCACGATTTGAGTGGCAGTGCTACTGAAAATGCATAATCTTGGATTTACCTGTGTCTTGCCCTGATTCCTCGTCATTCATTTTTGTCGAGTATCTTGCTTTTGTTtataatacttgaaaaaatatttaaattattaaaaaataaataaatctttattttttattacattaaattaattttatttattttgttttaaattaaataattttttaattaaaaattatttaattatcattaattaaaaatattatttatcattttatatacATGTAGCATTAATTAACATTGatgtgtaaaaaaaaataccaaataaTCATATCAACTTATCATGTCATCTTATTATGtaatcatttattatttattataatatattaatatatcacGTTAATATTTCGTCACATAagatgataaataatattttaattaaattgaatattagttataaaagtttatttagttcaaaataaaaatataaaaacttatttgactcaaaaaaaaatatagacacttgattgaacgtaataaataaataacaatttaatcaaatttttttaaaaaaattagaggcTTTCTTAGATATTAtacttttttaagaaaatagaaaaacccTTTTCAATCCATTTTTAAAGTAGATTTAGATCtctcttattttaaaatatatagttatatttattaccaTTAGTTAAcatttatttacaaatataaaaaatcataattatcctcaaataattgaaaaataaaaaattacaaagaacattataactaatttaattaataataatgaaaatgtttttattcaatttttatcaacttaaaaataaaaaaacacataatgatgaaaaaaagaaaaatgaaaagaaataaataaattatttaagattattttattaataactcAAAAAAGCTTAAGATTTTacagtaaaaaaataaaattttaaaaaattaagtaataatattctaattaaactagatatatatattttttattttctccatatttttttttcttttcttgttctctTCGCATGTGAAAAGCATAAtggttcttttcttttctttctctatctTTCCATCTCTCAACCTTCATGTCCTACCATGACTACAACccaaaattattatctttaaGACATCAATACCATCTAATGAATTTTCCAACaacaattacaaaaatttaacaaatttataatattttataaaaaataataattcaaatcttataaaaatttattttaaaacgttttaaaatttaaaattactattcaaaaaaaaattaaattgatctcACAAGAATTTAATTGAAGTCAAATATATCATCTATTGTTGATGAATATTACTATTATTAGCTCATGAATTCCTTTATACTaatataataacttttaataccatattgcatttttatttgttagaGGTAATGAGAGCGAGTTATACGTAGTAATACTTTttggaaagagaaagaagaagccACTTTGACTagcttaaaaaattttattttcttggggCTTATTGACAGGTTCCATGGTGCTTAAATGCAGATTAATAATCATATTTCCTCTTCCTTTTacggaaaaatgaaaaaaaaatctcctTAGAAATTAGAATGGTCAAAAGTCAAAATATCTCTGCATTGCTTAGCCAGACAGTTGAAAGTCGAAAACAGCCCCAGGTTTTTTCATGTTCTTcggttttttcattttttcttgtcGGGCAATGAGCAAGACCAGTCGGCAAAAGTTCGCTCGTGCTACCATGAAATATGACGGTGTAGTAGAAATCGGAGACAGGTGGAAAGTTCTACTTAGCGGAAATTTTGGGAAAAGGCAATCTATTTTCCACAAGTTTTATGGAAGAATGGAATTTTGAGTTTTTCAATGCCTCAAAAGCAATTGCTGTTATCATTAGCTGCCTAAATCTAAAATCAGGGGGCTTTCCCGCTCTGGTTTGAGGACTCAACGTTTTTCCAATGTTGCAAAAGTCATATGAAAGGGAATGGAAAATGCTATGGCAAGAGGTAATGGGTGTTGTGAATAATACATCAGTTTCTAGAGCAGTTGCAATTCATGAATTCTTAAAATGGAAAATCAAATAGGCTTAAATGGTTCTATCATTATCCTATAAAAGCCAAATATTAACGTGAGTATTTAACGAGAATTTCATGCGACTTGGATTGGAATCCCATTTTAAGGAGAAAACGATATAAAAATGAGAAAGTGGCACCGTCCTAGATTCGCTGGCGGCCCACGGATTGGAATGTGGGTTGGGTGTGACGAAATTGTAGTACGGATCTATCGTACCACGAGGGCGCGTCCATCCTTCCAGGTGACGTGACTTGCAACCCAGCTAATGGAATATTCAAGGGATGATCCGGTTCCACGCGTTgctttgttattgtgttgattatgatcAATAGATCCTCCACCGTTCATCTTACGATTGCATGCCGATGCAACTTCGTCTGTAACTCAACTCCGTCCGTAGGCACAATACTATTTCGTTCCCAGTGATACAGAAAGGATGATCACATCCACTCGCAATTCAAACGCGTGCTCCTGTCTCCTAATTGGtcttaatgaaaaaaaaaatagcacTTGTATTCCCAAATGACCATGGAATTGATGCTcattaatctttttattctctaTGGAGAGAGGCAACAGACATAAAAGATAAGATCCTAATTAATTAGTATACGTTCACCAGATGCGCTTATGATCTCctcatttatttttggttcaatcatcttaattatgaattctgaaaatttttttttttacacaaTCTCATTATCACAGATATTAccgaataaaatattaacacttagatattttatctctatttaaattacaagtacctgaatttgattttgatgtcAAGCAACAAAAtgttactttttaaaaaattttatgaattaatttttatgcattaaaTTCGAGTAATGACAAAACGGAAAAAATCCAAATATCGATTACAAATTCTCGTTCACAAGTCCATCATGATTTTGCAGCATGCAAATTCAATGGTTGAAAAAAGATGGTAGACTTTTATATGTAGCGATTAACAAACAGTTTAAAACTGAAAATACTACAGGaaatataataaagtaatacACACATATTAATCGGGATGAAAATTCTTAATTCTAGATGCCATGGAACCTTCGGTAAATGCCGCGTGGTCCTTACGCGGGTGAGAATTTAGTGAACATATTAAAACATGAGCCTAACGCTGAGGTTGGGACCAACTGCTACGGAAAGCCTTTGAATTGTCTTCGAGAAATAATATTGGGCGACTGCtgaaaaaaagtgaaaacccCGTTTTTCTTCTGCTCCACTCAactctctttccttttccatCTATAAATCCCCAAACGAGACAGCGAAGGAAATCCATAAACAAATCAACTAAACTTCAATTCTCTTCGCTTCAGGTTTCCATTATTACAATGCAAAAGAGTGCTTCAGCTTCGTCTTTGGGTCCAGGCGGTCTGGACCTCACTCAAGCCTTCTTCAAGCCCATCCAGAACACTGCCCCACCTTCCCCTACCAAGCGCCACACAAAGATCTCCGTCATCGGAGTCGGTAACGTCGGCATGGCGATCGCCCAAACCATCCTCACTCAAGACTTGGCCGACGAACTCTCCCTCGTCGACGCCAAGGCCGACAAGCTCCGCGGCGAAATGCTCGATCTCCAACACGCCGCCGCGTTCCTCCCCCGCACCAAGATCAACGCTTCCGTTGATTATTCCGTCACCGCTGGATCTGATCTGTGTATCGTAACTGCTGGCGCCCGTCAGAACCCTGGCGAGTCTAGGCTGAATCTGCTGCAGAGGAACGTAGCTCTGTTTTCGAGCATTATACCTCCACTAGCAAAGTACGCGCCAGATTCGATTCTATTGATTGTGTCGAATCCGGTGGATTTGCTAACTTACGTGGCTTGGAAACTGTCGGGATTTCCATCGAACCGGGTCATCGGTTCGGGAACAAACTTGGATTCGTCGCGGTTTCGGTTCTTGATCGCTGATCATTTGGACGTCAACGCTCAGGATGTGCAGGTcagtttgattttaatttttttagagtATACAGGAACTTGTTCACATCTTATTGGATAATAGGACACGTGGCAAGGACCAAAGGCACAACACAAtgttctttttgtttgtttttctattaagGTTTACTGGCAGCTTCCTAGTAATCATAAGTACTCTTTAAGTCACTAACATATTCTTTTGGCTAAGCCACTAATTTGGTTGCTTATTGGGCAAATAAAAGTACTTATGGGTATAAGTCTTTGGTttcttttaagattttttcCAAGAATTCATTACTTCCTGTTTTCGAATATATTATTATAGAAGGTTAAAAATCTGGGAATTTCATTTGAGGCAGGTCTAAACATACGTTTGCTCTACTAGTTacaaatatgatcaaatttgccCCCAACAATTAGCTAGTTAGTTGTAATTGTTCCAAATGCTTGTAAAATATTTGCAGGCCTACATAGTTGGTGAGCATGGAGACAGTTCGGTGGCACTGTGGTCTAGCATTAGTGTTGGTGGAGTGCCGGTGTTAAGCTTCCTAAAGAATCAGCAAATTGCCTACGAAAAGGAGACCCTTGAGAACATTCATAAAGCAGTTATTGGCAGTGCATACGAGGTGATAAGTCTCAAAGGATATACGTCTTGGGCAATTGGCTACTCCGTGGCTAGCTTGGCTAGAACCCTGCTTAGAGACCAGAGGAAAATCCACCCAGTTTCAGTCCTTGCAAAGGGGTTTTACGGCATCAACGGTGGTGATGTGTTCTTGAGCTTGCCGGCGCAGCTTGGTAGGGGTGGCGTCTTGGGCGTGACCAATATCCATTTAACGGATGAAGAGGTGCAAAGGCTTAGGAAATCGGCAAAGACTATTCTTGAATATCAAAGCCAGTTGGGACTTTAAAGAGCAATGGACGTTACTCTGGTGTTGGCACCTTTTCAAAGGCCTTTTTAACTTATGACTTCCAGTTGATTCAGATTTCAGTCGGTTGTttcaatttaatataattGGCCTTTTGCTTCATTAGTAAAGgcttaattttctctttgtaATGCATTAATATATCATTGCTTCCATCTTCTAGacttctacttttttttttctttattacatTTCTGAAAGCATAGCTGTACTTACTATTTACAAGTATgcaaatgttttaaaaaaaaaccattgcAATCACTAAGTcactattatttttataatactATTTCATTTCATTGCTCGGATGAAAACTTTCATTACATAAGCCGTAGAACATATAAGAAACAAAGAATCACAACATAGACAAAGAAGGTGAGAAGCCTTCCGTCTATAAAAGCATTATTAATCGAAAGTAAGGTACATCATGAAAAAAGAACTTGAAAcgttaattaaaatattattcaagaAAAGGAGATAATATGAACTTAATAAATAGATGGTTTCATTGGCAATTGTAATCTCTGTGATTCATGCCACAGAAATCGAGCAGGAGACCCAACTGTATGGGAGCCTCCACGTTGACGAGGCCCAAGATATTGGCTTTGACAACAGTGCAAAGGCAAGCATCCAATTCAACATCAACCAAACCCTTAATGAGGCTGCAGCAAGGGCTATGTGGCTTACCGACACATAGCTTCAAGAAATCTGCCAACACGTTGGCCCAAAGATTCAAGGTTAGGTATCCTTTCGGCATTTGGGTTGAGCGTTGGCCATTGACAAAAAGAGCAGGTTGAGGGTGAGAAGAAGAGCAATTGTTGGTAAAGCCTTTGAAGCCATTTGACTCAAAACAACTCCTAAGTTAATTAGGTTAAGTGGTTTTTGAAATAGAGATTGAGCTTTATGTTCGGAGAGGCTGAGCGAGGAAAAATGTCGAGTGCAATGAGGCTTTTATAGATGGGAGTAGGGAACCGTTTGggcttaaaaaaaatagaacgTGGCTCATGTGGGCACATTCGGAGTGAAAATGGGGATTATATACTACTTGGCAGTCAACACTAAACATTAATTTTTGGATTATATGCCTGGATCATAATTATTTGAGAGTTTTTATCTAATGTTAGCTGTCGATTCCCCagctcttccttttttctataatttcccaaggtttttgttttaatatcAGTGTGAGAGATCGAATATGCAACACATAATATAATTAGTACGAGAGGATCTGCATTACAGATTTTATGGGAACACCTATTCCTGCAATCACGTAGGTTTGAGACAATTCCCATATGAATGATAAGAACCCAACACTAACAGtacttgaaattttaattacgTCGTCGGTGATCAGTTTGTTTTCTAGCTTGTCTatgtataatttatataatattaaccaAGAATAGCATCCAATCACAAGACATTTGAATGTTAATCTCGGCTTTCGTAGATGATGATTGGGCTTCATTGGCTGCTTTTCAGAGTTTTCAAGTTTTAAGGGCTCGTTATATCTTGTAATTTCTTGGCCATAGTTTCCTTGGTCGATCTCATCTGGAGGACGACCGATACCCATGTACGATTCCATTGCCTATAGACTTTAGTAAGCTGTTCGTCTGCTTGGTATATTTTGCTTCCAAAGTTTAATCAATGTGTAATTACTTTTGtttagttttgtttctaaaacaacaAAATGGCAGTGGCTGAGCAGGAAAGgggaagtgaaaaagaaagaacaagaaaaatattgatatatttTGCTACCAAAGTTTAATCTATGTATAATTACTTTTATTACCAACTATACATGATGAacagtctcaccatacaataCACGGAACGAAAAATTTCACCAATTAACTGTTATATTCGAGTAAGGCAGGTGAAAACGACTACTTTACACAGCACAGCCTCTGTTATCGAAGCATAGAACAGGGACTATTAAAGCATAAGGAAGATGATCGATGGTAACAAGGAGCTACTgtttcatatattaatatgattaagtaCAACATTATATAGGCAGCATACATGATTAACACTTGTGATATGCTGTAAGTACAGGTATTATAGCATAAACTAAGCAAAACCATGCAAAGCTACATGTAGAGGGGAGAGTTAAGAGAAAGGCATATATGATTAACAACCAGTACAACGAAGCAAAATATGCATAAAGCTTGACATGTGTTTATCTCATGCAAGTATTAACTCAACATTAACAGCCCCCCTCAAAAATATCAGCTGTTCCTTTGTAATTTACTTTCAAGCTATGTGACAATAAGTACAAAGCACATGTGTGGTGAGAATTATTgatcttatttaattaaataagttaCACCTTGACAACACACAGTAAACAATTGATGACCGACGGCCGAATCATTCTCACAAAACACCAAATTTTCAGCTGCTGGGGCAATTGGCTTAAAGCTACGTGATTGCAAGTATATGTGTACCTACAAAAATCTGTGATGTGCAGATCCTGATACATAATAAAATCATAGCGTTAATTGTTGATCTCTTACATTTTATTGAACCCAAACATCTTTGGAAACTATACATAAATGAAAGGGTTGCTTATCTCCAGAAGAATCAACAGCTAATATTGCATGAAAACTCTTAAATAATTGTGATCCAGGCGTATAATCTAATAATCCATGTTGAGTGTTGACTGCCAAGTTGTATGTAATCCCTATTTTCACTCCAATCGTGCCCACATGAACCatgttcaaatttttttaagccCAAACAGTTCCCTATTTTCCATCTATAAAAGCCTTTCTGCACTCAACGTTTTTCATCACTCAGCCTTTTCTCAGAACCCAAAGTTCATATTCCTCAAATTAAAACCACACTTAAGCTAATTAACTTAGGAGTTGCGTGAAAAATGGCTTCCAAGGCCTTACCAACAATTGCTTTTCTTCTCTCCCTCAACCTGCTCCTTTTATCAATGGCCAACGCTAACATTAACCAACCCAAATGCGAAAAGAATGGCTTAACCTTGAATGTTTGCGCCAACGTGTTGGAGAATTTCTTGAGTGTACGTGTTGGTAACCCACGGAGCCCATGCTGCAGCCTCATTAAGGGTTTGGTTGACCTTGAGGCAGATGTTTGCCTTTGCACTCTCCTCGATGCCAATATCCTGGGCCTCATCGACTTGCGCGCTGCCGTTCAATTGAATTTACTGCTCGATTTCTGCGGAATGGATCGCAGAGCCTACCACTGCTAATGAAACCACtctattacttaattaaagcCTATTTGATCTCCTTTCTTAAGTGAGGCTAATAATTATATGTTCTACTAATAATGTTTTTATGGACGGAAGGCTCTGACCTTCCTCCTCAATGTTGTGATCCTTTGTATTTTACATGTTCTACTGTTTATGCGATGAGAGTTTTTATCCAAGTAATAAAATGACTCATTACGAACATGAATATTGCAGTATTTGTTGTTCTTGTGAAACACTTGCATAAGGCTTtccatacatattttaaatcaaaagcgTATAAATGCTTAACTAGTTCTTCTTTTACCTATATATGGCTTCAAACTTTAAAGCCATATATGTTCGCTTCCGCAGGTCTTTCTCTGCGAATTACCCTTAAGCCCATCATAGGCAAAACTCCCGAAGATCAGAACGAGTGCTCTTGTCCTACCCTAAGTTTGGGTGTGCGTTAATTTTATGCTAACTTAACGAACGGTTTTGGTGGATGTTAAGCTTATTGatggttttggttgatcttgaAGCCAACCCTTCACCTTTGCACTGCCACCAAGTCAATTTGGTCTCCGTTTCGTTGAGCTTGCTGCTCAATAACTGTGGAAAGAAGATCCCTTCTGGCTTCCAGCAATTAAACACAATGTAATCATAAGGTTAAATTGttagataatgaaaattttactaGCTATAGCAcgcaaaatttattttttcaataaatttttttgtggAGGTGTTTACGAGTcggattaatttttttaagaaataaaaatttattatatatattgtaataatGGATTACATAGTTCTGAAACAAGTCTTCAGTCTAGGCGTAGGTAGAAGACTTGTTTTCAGTCTTAGGCCCCGTTTATAGCCAAAACTCattgctaccctattttcAGTTTCTTTGCAACTCTCAACGGATTACTTGTCAAGTCATGAGTGGGGTTGAGTTTGAGTGTGATTTTTATGTTAAGGTTCGACTTATTTTTCAATATCATTATATTtataagtaattaatttaatttagttttaattgtaaagtatatttaaaaatattaaaatatataataatttattaaaaatattttaataatatatttaatttaaatggaTGAATCGGACCTTAAACTTCAAGTTTAGGTTTTAATTGAACCCAATTTCACCCAACTCATAGACACctctatttttataaatttattttgagattacgTGATAATAATTACATAGCAGTATTAATTTTCTGGGAGGTTGATTCCACACGCAACAGGCAGTCTCTTTTTTCTGTTCTATACGCAGGCAACGGGTGAATGGGGGTTGATTGTTCCCTGTTACGGGGTTGCTTGCAGTACTGCCGCTAGAAGAGTAGCTTTTGTAAAGAAATTAATAGTAATGAAACCTTATATTTGCTttgtttaagaaaaaaattcaaatgccGGTGATTGGAtgctaatcttagttaatcaCAATGGTTgacatattttatataattaattaataagttaTACCTTGACAACTAAGCtgcattacaaaaaaaattgaattttaatcacactattttagatgatatatttttttataataaaattttgaaaagtgtaactatttaaatttttaactttatttttttcacatttagtagtaatataaaaaagtgTAACATTTACTaatgtatgtaatttttattgttacattttatttataatacatttaaaaatttatttagtgatgttaaatctataaaaatattttaaaaaataaaaaaatattattaaaaatatttttaataacatattttaaaaatatgctgtcttaagtaaaatttattatagTACTAGTAAATAATTGCTTGCGGACgacataattaaaatttgaaagattgGGTTCTTATCATTCATGTGGCAACTAAATCAAAGCGACGTGATTGCAAGTATAGGTGTTCCATAAAATCTACAATGGAGATCCTCTGTAATAAGATTACGCGCAAATTATTCCATCTCTTACATTGTTATTGAAGCAAAAAACTCgg
This window encodes:
- the LOC18606285 gene encoding L-lactate dehydrogenase B produces the protein MQKSASASSLGPGGLDLTQAFFKPIQNTAPPSPTKRHTKISVIGVGNVGMAIAQTILTQDLADELSLVDAKADKLRGEMLDLQHAAAFLPRTKINASVDYSVTAGSDLCIVTAGARQNPGESRLNLLQRNVALFSSIIPPLAKYAPDSILLIVSNPVDLLTYVAWKLSGFPSNRVIGSGTNLDSSRFRFLIADHLDVNAQDVQAYIVGEHGDSSVALWSSISVGGVPVLSFLKNQQIAYEKETLENIHKAVIGSAYEVISLKGYTSWAIGYSVASLARTLLRDQRKIHPVSVLAKGFYGINGGDVFLSLPAQLGRGGVLGVTNIHLTDEEVQRLRKSAKTILEYQSQLGL